From a single Solenopsis invicta isolate M01_SB chromosome 6, UNIL_Sinv_3.0, whole genome shotgun sequence genomic region:
- the LOC105200537 gene encoding retinoic acid receptor RXR-alpha-B isoform X2, producing the protein MMKKEKPMMSVDAIIEGSRHWARGNTWLSLDNSNMSMSSVGPQSPLDMKPDTALINPGNFSPSGPNSPGNLLSTSPSGQSKTVTPYPPNHPLSGSKHLCSICGDRASGKHYGVYSCEGCKGFFKRTVRKDLSYACREDRACIIDKRQRNRCQFCRYQKCLAMGMKREAVQEERQRTKERDQSEVESTSSLHADMPIERILEAEKRVECKIEYQGNFENAMSHICNATNQQLYQLVAWAKHIPHFTSLPVEDQVILLKAGWNELLIAAFSHRSIEMKDSIVLSTGTMVHRNSAQQAGVITIFDRVMSELVSKMREMKMDRTELGCLRSIILFNPDVRGLKSIQEVSLLREKVYAALEEYTRVNCPDDPGRFAKLLLRLPSIRSIGLKCLEHVFFFKLIGDAPVENFLTEMLESPSDP; encoded by the exons GGCTGAGTTTGGACAACAGCAATATGTCGATGTCGTCGGTGGGGCCGCAGAGTCCTCTCGACATGAAGCCCGACACGGCCCTTATCAATCCGGGGAACTTTAGCCCATCGGGTCCCAACAGTCCAGG CAACCTCCTGAGTACATCGCCCAGCGGTCAGAGCAAAACGGTCACGCCTTATCCGCCTAATCACCCCTTGTCGGGCAGCAAACATCTGTGTTCGATCTGCGGCGACCGTGCGAGCGGCAAACACTACGGCGTTTACAG CTGCGAGGGATGCAAGGGCTTCTTCAAGAGGACCGTACGTAAGGATCTGTCGTACGCTTGTCGCGAAGACAGGGCCTGCATCATCGACAAGCGACAGAGAAACCGCTGTCAGTTCTGCCGGTACCAGAAGTGCCTGGCTATGGGAATGAAGAGGGAGGCGGTGCAGGAGGAACGTCAGCGCACCAAGGAGCGCGATCAGAGTGAGGTGGAGAGCACAAGCAGTTTGCACGCGGACATGCCGATCGAGCGCATTCTCGAGGCGGAGAAACGGGTCGAGTGTAAGATAGAGTACCAGGGGAATTTCGAG AACGCAATGTCGCACATTTGCAATGCCACGAATCAACAGCTTTATCAGCTGGTGGCATGGGCAAAGCACATCCCGCACTTTACGTCGTTGCCGGTGGAGGATCAGGTGATTCTGCTCAAGGCTGGCTGGAACGAGCTGCTAATAGCCGCTTTCTCTCACCGTTCCATCGAGATGAAGGATAGTATCGTTCTATCAACGGGCACCATGGTGCATCGAAATTCGGCGCAACAGGCAGGCGTGATCACGATATTCGATCGCGTGATGTCGGAGCTGGTATCGAAGATGCGCGAGATGAAAATGGACAGGACCGAACTCGGATGTCTTAG ATCCATTATTCTCTTCAATCCCGATGTGCGAGGCCTCAAATCCATTCAAGAGGTCAGTCTGCTACGCGAGAAAGTCTACGCCGCTCTGGAAGAGTACACCCGCGTGAACTGTCCAGACGATCCCGGCAGATTCGCCAAGTTGCTGCTTCGCCTGCCATCCATCCGTTCGATCGGTCTCAAGTGCCTGGAGCACGTATTCTTCTTCAAGTTAATCGGTGATGCACCGGTTGAAAACTTCCTCACGGAAATGTTGGAGTCACCATCGGATCCTTAG
- the LOC105200537 gene encoding retinoic acid receptor RXR isoform X4, translating to MESSDRGLSLDNSNMSMSSVGPQSPLDMKPDTALINPGNFSPSGPNSPGPFNAGCHSNLLSTSPSGQSKTVTPYPPNHPLSGSKHLCSICGDRASGKHYGVYSCEGCKGFFKRTVRKDLSYACREDRACIIDKRQRNRCQFCRYQKCLAMGMKREAVQEERQRTKERDQSEVESTSSLHADMPIERILEAEKRVECKIEYQGNFENAMSHICNATNQQLYQLVAWAKHIPHFTSLPVEDQVILLKAGWNELLIAAFSHRSIEMKDSIVLSTGTMVHRNSAQQAGVITIFDRVMSELVSKMREMKMDRTELGCLRSIILFNPDVRGLKSIQEVSLLREKVYAALEEYTRVNCPDDPGRFAKLLLRLPSIRSIGLKCLEHVFFFKLIGDAPVENFLTEMLESPSDP from the exons GGCTGAGTTTGGACAACAGCAATATGTCGATGTCGTCGGTGGGGCCGCAGAGTCCTCTCGACATGAAGCCCGACACGGCCCTTATCAATCCGGGGAACTTTAGCCCATCGGGTCCCAACAGTCCAGG ACCCTTCAATGCTGGTTGTCACAGCAACCTCCTGAGTACATCGCCCAGCGGTCAGAGCAAAACGGTCACGCCTTATCCGCCTAATCACCCCTTGTCGGGCAGCAAACATCTGTGTTCGATCTGCGGCGACCGTGCGAGCGGCAAACACTACGGCGTTTACAG CTGCGAGGGATGCAAGGGCTTCTTCAAGAGGACCGTACGTAAGGATCTGTCGTACGCTTGTCGCGAAGACAGGGCCTGCATCATCGACAAGCGACAGAGAAACCGCTGTCAGTTCTGCCGGTACCAGAAGTGCCTGGCTATGGGAATGAAGAGGGAGGCGGTGCAGGAGGAACGTCAGCGCACCAAGGAGCGCGATCAGAGTGAGGTGGAGAGCACAAGCAGTTTGCACGCGGACATGCCGATCGAGCGCATTCTCGAGGCGGAGAAACGGGTCGAGTGTAAGATAGAGTACCAGGGGAATTTCGAG AACGCAATGTCGCACATTTGCAATGCCACGAATCAACAGCTTTATCAGCTGGTGGCATGGGCAAAGCACATCCCGCACTTTACGTCGTTGCCGGTGGAGGATCAGGTGATTCTGCTCAAGGCTGGCTGGAACGAGCTGCTAATAGCCGCTTTCTCTCACCGTTCCATCGAGATGAAGGATAGTATCGTTCTATCAACGGGCACCATGGTGCATCGAAATTCGGCGCAACAGGCAGGCGTGATCACGATATTCGATCGCGTGATGTCGGAGCTGGTATCGAAGATGCGCGAGATGAAAATGGACAGGACCGAACTCGGATGTCTTAG ATCCATTATTCTCTTCAATCCCGATGTGCGAGGCCTCAAATCCATTCAAGAGGTCAGTCTGCTACGCGAGAAAGTCTACGCCGCTCTGGAAGAGTACACCCGCGTGAACTGTCCAGACGATCCCGGCAGATTCGCCAAGTTGCTGCTTCGCCTGCCATCCATCCGTTCGATCGGTCTCAAGTGCCTGGAGCACGTATTCTTCTTCAAGTTAATCGGTGATGCACCGGTTGAAAACTTCCTCACGGAAATGTTGGAGTCACCATCGGATCCTTAG
- the LOC105200537 gene encoding retinoic acid receptor RXR isoform X3: MRQSYPARSCNTPSSRLSLDNSNMSMSSVGPQSPLDMKPDTALINPGNFSPSGPNSPGPFNAGCHSNLLSTSPSGQSKTVTPYPPNHPLSGSKHLCSICGDRASGKHYGVYSCEGCKGFFKRTVRKDLSYACREDRACIIDKRQRNRCQFCRYQKCLAMGMKREAVQEERQRTKERDQSEVESTSSLHADMPIERILEAEKRVECKIEYQGNFENAMSHICNATNQQLYQLVAWAKHIPHFTSLPVEDQVILLKAGWNELLIAAFSHRSIEMKDSIVLSTGTMVHRNSAQQAGVITIFDRVMSELVSKMREMKMDRTELGCLRSIILFNPDVRGLKSIQEVSLLREKVYAALEEYTRVNCPDDPGRFAKLLLRLPSIRSIGLKCLEHVFFFKLIGDAPVENFLTEMLESPSDP; encoded by the exons GGCTGAGTTTGGACAACAGCAATATGTCGATGTCGTCGGTGGGGCCGCAGAGTCCTCTCGACATGAAGCCCGACACGGCCCTTATCAATCCGGGGAACTTTAGCCCATCGGGTCCCAACAGTCCAGG ACCCTTCAATGCTGGTTGTCACAGCAACCTCCTGAGTACATCGCCCAGCGGTCAGAGCAAAACGGTCACGCCTTATCCGCCTAATCACCCCTTGTCGGGCAGCAAACATCTGTGTTCGATCTGCGGCGACCGTGCGAGCGGCAAACACTACGGCGTTTACAG CTGCGAGGGATGCAAGGGCTTCTTCAAGAGGACCGTACGTAAGGATCTGTCGTACGCTTGTCGCGAAGACAGGGCCTGCATCATCGACAAGCGACAGAGAAACCGCTGTCAGTTCTGCCGGTACCAGAAGTGCCTGGCTATGGGAATGAAGAGGGAGGCGGTGCAGGAGGAACGTCAGCGCACCAAGGAGCGCGATCAGAGTGAGGTGGAGAGCACAAGCAGTTTGCACGCGGACATGCCGATCGAGCGCATTCTCGAGGCGGAGAAACGGGTCGAGTGTAAGATAGAGTACCAGGGGAATTTCGAG AACGCAATGTCGCACATTTGCAATGCCACGAATCAACAGCTTTATCAGCTGGTGGCATGGGCAAAGCACATCCCGCACTTTACGTCGTTGCCGGTGGAGGATCAGGTGATTCTGCTCAAGGCTGGCTGGAACGAGCTGCTAATAGCCGCTTTCTCTCACCGTTCCATCGAGATGAAGGATAGTATCGTTCTATCAACGGGCACCATGGTGCATCGAAATTCGGCGCAACAGGCAGGCGTGATCACGATATTCGATCGCGTGATGTCGGAGCTGGTATCGAAGATGCGCGAGATGAAAATGGACAGGACCGAACTCGGATGTCTTAG ATCCATTATTCTCTTCAATCCCGATGTGCGAGGCCTCAAATCCATTCAAGAGGTCAGTCTGCTACGCGAGAAAGTCTACGCCGCTCTGGAAGAGTACACCCGCGTGAACTGTCCAGACGATCCCGGCAGATTCGCCAAGTTGCTGCTTCGCCTGCCATCCATCCGTTCGATCGGTCTCAAGTGCCTGGAGCACGTATTCTTCTTCAAGTTAATCGGTGATGCACCGGTTGAAAACTTCCTCACGGAAATGTTGGAGTCACCATCGGATCCTTAG
- the LOC105200532 gene encoding translationally-controlled tumor protein homolog encodes MRIYKDIFTGDEMFSDTYKIKLVDDVLYEVYGKLITRKSGNVEIAGFNPSAEEADEGTDEAVESGVDVVLNHRLQETFAFGDKKSYTLYLKDYMKKLVAKLEEKSPDQVEVFKTNMNKVMKDILGRFKELQFFTGTSMDIDGIVGLMEYREIDGDSVPVLMFFKHGLEEEKF; translated from the exons ATGAGGATTTATAAGGATATTTTCACTG gagACGAGATGTTCTCTGACACCTACAAAATCAAGTTGGTAGATGATGTGCTATATGAAGTATATGGCaag ttgatTACTCGCAAGTCGGGTAATGTTGAAATCGCTGGATTTAATCCATCTGCGGAAGAGGCCGATGAAGGTACTGATGAAGCAGTAGAGTCTGGTGTAGATGTTGTATTGAACCATCGCCTTCAGGAAACGTTTGCCTTTGGAGATAAAAAGTCTTATACATTATACCTCAAAGATTACATGAAGAA aTTAGTAGCAAAGCTAGAAGAAAAGTCACCTGATCAAGTAGaggtttttaaaacaaatatgaaCAAAGTCATGAAGGACATCTTAGGCCGTTTCAAGGAATTGCAATTTTTCACTGGTACCTCAATGGACATTGATGGAATTGTGGGCCTCATGGAGTACCGTGAGATCGATGGCGATTCTGTGCCTGTACTCATGTTCTTCAAGCATGGTCTTGAAGAAGAAAAGTTCTAa
- the LOC105200537 gene encoding retinoic acid receptor RXR-alpha-B isoform X1, producing MMKKEKPMMSVDAIIEGSRHWARGNTWLSLDNSNMSMSSVGPQSPLDMKPDTALINPGNFSPSGPNSPGPFNAGCHSNLLSTSPSGQSKTVTPYPPNHPLSGSKHLCSICGDRASGKHYGVYSCEGCKGFFKRTVRKDLSYACREDRACIIDKRQRNRCQFCRYQKCLAMGMKREAVQEERQRTKERDQSEVESTSSLHADMPIERILEAEKRVECKIEYQGNFENAMSHICNATNQQLYQLVAWAKHIPHFTSLPVEDQVILLKAGWNELLIAAFSHRSIEMKDSIVLSTGTMVHRNSAQQAGVITIFDRVMSELVSKMREMKMDRTELGCLRSIILFNPDVRGLKSIQEVSLLREKVYAALEEYTRVNCPDDPGRFAKLLLRLPSIRSIGLKCLEHVFFFKLIGDAPVENFLTEMLESPSDP from the exons GGCTGAGTTTGGACAACAGCAATATGTCGATGTCGTCGGTGGGGCCGCAGAGTCCTCTCGACATGAAGCCCGACACGGCCCTTATCAATCCGGGGAACTTTAGCCCATCGGGTCCCAACAGTCCAGG ACCCTTCAATGCTGGTTGTCACAGCAACCTCCTGAGTACATCGCCCAGCGGTCAGAGCAAAACGGTCACGCCTTATCCGCCTAATCACCCCTTGTCGGGCAGCAAACATCTGTGTTCGATCTGCGGCGACCGTGCGAGCGGCAAACACTACGGCGTTTACAG CTGCGAGGGATGCAAGGGCTTCTTCAAGAGGACCGTACGTAAGGATCTGTCGTACGCTTGTCGCGAAGACAGGGCCTGCATCATCGACAAGCGACAGAGAAACCGCTGTCAGTTCTGCCGGTACCAGAAGTGCCTGGCTATGGGAATGAAGAGGGAGGCGGTGCAGGAGGAACGTCAGCGCACCAAGGAGCGCGATCAGAGTGAGGTGGAGAGCACAAGCAGTTTGCACGCGGACATGCCGATCGAGCGCATTCTCGAGGCGGAGAAACGGGTCGAGTGTAAGATAGAGTACCAGGGGAATTTCGAG AACGCAATGTCGCACATTTGCAATGCCACGAATCAACAGCTTTATCAGCTGGTGGCATGGGCAAAGCACATCCCGCACTTTACGTCGTTGCCGGTGGAGGATCAGGTGATTCTGCTCAAGGCTGGCTGGAACGAGCTGCTAATAGCCGCTTTCTCTCACCGTTCCATCGAGATGAAGGATAGTATCGTTCTATCAACGGGCACCATGGTGCATCGAAATTCGGCGCAACAGGCAGGCGTGATCACGATATTCGATCGCGTGATGTCGGAGCTGGTATCGAAGATGCGCGAGATGAAAATGGACAGGACCGAACTCGGATGTCTTAG ATCCATTATTCTCTTCAATCCCGATGTGCGAGGCCTCAAATCCATTCAAGAGGTCAGTCTGCTACGCGAGAAAGTCTACGCCGCTCTGGAAGAGTACACCCGCGTGAACTGTCCAGACGATCCCGGCAGATTCGCCAAGTTGCTGCTTCGCCTGCCATCCATCCGTTCGATCGGTCTCAAGTGCCTGGAGCACGTATTCTTCTTCAAGTTAATCGGTGATGCACCGGTTGAAAACTTCCTCACGGAAATGTTGGAGTCACCATCGGATCCTTAG